The following is a genomic window from Zalophus californianus isolate mZalCal1 chromosome 10, mZalCal1.pri.v2, whole genome shotgun sequence.
CAGCTTGGAGATAGTCTCCTTTTGTGTTCATCTTGCCTTGCAGTTTTCCTGTCCCAGTTCAAGCTTCTGTGGAACCGAGACTCTCAGACAGACTCAGGGGTTGAGGGTGGCCGTCATGCCGTGGGTCCCGCAGAGGAAATGCCTCCCTCTGGGCCGGGTGGTGCCAGACCCCCTCTGGGGAGTGGCTGCAGGAGTGACGCCACCatccaggaggggctgggagctCGGCTGGACGAGGACGGAGATTTGGACGTCGAGAGGAGACCACGGGCAGCTTCGGACCCCGAGCCAGCGGGGCCTCCGAGAGACAAGGTACATCCCACGATTCTAACGCAGGAGGAAGACGACCCCCTGGCAGACGAAGCACAAGAGAGCAGCCCCCAGGATATCATCAGAATAGGTAAATACAAGTCTGGCTCGCCTGCCAGTAGTACGGCACCACGGTGTGGATCAGGGCCCAGTGTGTTTGTGGGTCAGGGAGAGTATACAGATCGGAAGTACCAAGCCCGAGGCCACGCAGCTGGGGGGGTTAGTGAGGAAGGTTCTGAATCTATGTCCATCTCCACAGCCACGACTCTTGCCACTCCCAGCACTGCTCATTTGGGGGAAAAGAGCTCTGGGTTGAGTCTGTTCCTTGAGATCCAGGGTCCCTCGTGGTATCTGAGGCCCCAGTAAGCCTGGGCACTGGCatggggggggggacacaggGTCAGTTAGGGCATCCTCAAAAACAGCagcagcggggcgcctgggtggctcagtcgttaagcgtctgccttcggctcaggtcatgatcccagggtcctggaattgagccccgcatcaggctctctgctcggcgggaagcctgcttctccctctcccaccccccctgcttgtgttcctgctctctctatctctctctctgtcaaataaataaaatcttaaaaaaaaaaaaaaactcttccatCCACATGTCCATACAAGTAGTTACTGAGTGCCTGCTCAGAACCCTACTCCGTGCTTTCCGTGGATTACCTCTGTTCCTCACAGCCTTTCCAGAGATGagcattcccatttcacagaggtgggaactgagacccagaaaggtTGAggaacttgccccaggtcacacagccagtcagTGGCAGAGTGATGATTCgcacccaggtctgtctgatgccAGAgcctatgttctttttttttttttctattttttttttaaagattttatttatttatttgacacacacacacacacagcacaagcaggcggagtggcaagcagagggagaagaagaagcagagagcccaacatgggacttgatcccaggaccctgggaccatgacccgagccgaaggcagatgcttaactgactgagccacccaggcacccaccacaGCCTATGTTCTTATGTCATGTGATCAGAACACTGGAAAGTTCTGGCCTGGGGAGACGTGGGGGGGCTATGATGGCTCATTTTGCTCTCAGCTTTCACTTAATTGGCCTCCCTGAGGGAGGTCTGCCACCAAGTGGCAGACTTGGTTATTCTATACCGAGGGTTCAGCCTctggtgtgtgtgtttaatgtctGGGGAATGCACCATCCCACAGGCTGAGAACAAAGTCCCACAGCAGAGGGCCTGGCCTGTCCCATCTCACGGACCTCATGGTGAGGCCCTTCCTTTCAGCATGCTGTCAGTCCTTCCCACCCTGCGGGAACAGAATGGCAAGGCAATTAAATGCTCGAGCTACAGGGATAACCCCTGGGTGTTCCATCCCCAGCTGTATGCTTCCATCTGTAAGGTGTGACATAAGGGACCAGGTCTTGGACTCTGGCACGCTGCAGAGCTGGGCTTTaacccacctccacccctcacAAGCCCCGTAACCTTTTAGAAGTGTCTTGCTCACCCAGAGCCCGTGTTTGCACCTATAAACTGGGGGCCAGGATACTGCCCTTTGGTAATCATTTAATAAGTAATGCCAAATACGTGCCTGTATGGGGCCTGGTACAGAGTGGACGCTAAGCAGATGTCAGTCTCCTGACCCCCTTTTCCTCTGACCCACAGATCAGGTTGTTGTTTTCAGGTTGTGGACCCCTCTGAGAAGCCAGTTAAAAAATACCCGGAGGGgagggacaactgggtggctcagtcggttgagcttccaactcttgatctcagctcaggtcttgatctcagggtcatgaggtcgaacCCCCTGTTGGGGAACCAAATAGCAGGGGCATGCAGGCTGCCCCCCTCACCTCGTAGGGCAGACCCTCGTGGAGGGGGCGTGGGCAGCATCACCCATGCTGCTTCTGACCCTGTGGTTCTCTGCCCTGTCTTGGTCCCTCGGTCCCTTCTCCTGTTCCATTGTGAGCATGTGGTCCATTGTGGGCAAGTCTGACAAGCACATGGAGCCCCCCCCCCGCACTGTGCACGTGTTGTGCGTATTTTAATTTGATAGCCATCCCCATCCTGCTTAAGAATGCGAGAGCCAGGTCTTTAACAGCAAAGATGTTTGCcatgttcctctttctcttcGGTCTCCTATTTCtgttctctccccgccccccatacCACCACAAGATTTTATCCTAATACATTTTGTGCTTGAGAATACATCTTATCATAGTTCACCTGAAAAGGGATACAAACTCAAACTCACTTTGTTGACTTCTGGTCTGGTTCTAAGCATGAGAAACATGCAGAATGCACCGTGACTGTTGTCAGCATAGAGCCGATCCAGACGACATAAACACACTGTGACAAGTGTGCAGTAAAGTGGATTGTAGGGTGCGGTGTGTGTGACCAGGCTGGGCCAGCACCTGAGGGACAGAGATTCCCGGTTATCGGAGCCAGCCTCTGTGCCTGGTCTGTGAGTGACGCTCACACAGCCCCTCCCAACTGTCATACCACCCGTGTTTCTGCCACTCTGGAGAATGCTCAACTCCAGCACCCATCCGGCTGTGTTTGCAACAGGTTTGCAACCTTGTCTTGTCTGTGTTCTGTCCGTCCCCATTTTCACAGTAGCcctttctcttttggtttccatccTGTCCAGAACACACCATGGCCACCCCCCTGGAGGATGTTGGCAAGCAGGTGGGTAGGTCCCGCCCACTTCCTGTGGCCCCAAAGGGTCTCCCTGGAGCCTCACGTCAGCTGTCATTCCTTGTCCGTCTCTCCCCCAGGTGTGGCGGGGTGCCCTGCTCTTGGCTGACTACATCCTGTTCCAACGGGACCTCTTCCAGGGACGCACCGTACTGGAGCTCGGGGCGGGCACAGGGCTGGCCAGCATCATGGCAGCCACCGTGGCACGTACCGTTTACTGCACAGGTAGGCCCACCGTCTCGGGCTGAGGGCAAGTAGTTTCCCCACAGGGCGTGCCCTGCTATGTCAGAAAGTGAGGCGGAACAGCCGGGAATTGAACTTTGGCTGCTGTAGATTTTGCTATCCCGTTCCATGGTTTTCTTCACCCTCTGTTGTTTTCTCAGTCATGTTGGGATGGCCCAGCACGGCCCAGGTGCAGGAGCACTTACAGTGCAGGAGGCCCCGCTGCCCCACCCACGAAAGCTGGACATCTCAGAAAATCAGGAGGGGTCCGCCTTTTATAAGGCTTGAAAACAGGCTTCATGTTTTTTCTCTGTTATAGAAGTCTTGCCTATTTTTTTGTGGAAACTTCCTAGGACAGCAAGTCAAATTGACTCAGACTTTTACAGTCCCCAGATTCGTTCAACAGTATACAGtttattgagtgcccactgtATGCAGACATGGTCCTAGATGCAGGAGATCCAGGAGTGAGTAAGACAGAGTTGCTGTCCTCCGGGAGCTTTAGAACCATTACTTGAACTGTTtgtctatgggttttttttttttttatcatctttccccttttcctttgaaTGTACATATTCCAAAACAGTAGCTGAAATCAGACTATATATTCATTGCTCTACATTgccaaaaatgtgaaaaaacattttttcaagagtattttccaaagtcattagaaattataaatatgactGAATGACCAGGTaatgtttcatcttttttttttttttttttaaccattttcctGTGtctggacattttggttgttcccatgtgttttggtgtttttgtttttctctttgcagCTTTGTCAGTTGCCCTGCAGTGAACACCTTTGTTCACCATTGTCTGTTGATCCTCACACTAGGTTCCTAGAAGCAGGTGTGACCCtttttaagctttctttttttttttttttttaattttatttatttgacagagagagatagcgagagagggaacataagcagggggagtgggagagggagaagcaggcttcccgctgagcagggagcccgatgtggggctccatcccaggaccctggtatcatgacctgagctgaaggcagacacttaaccgactaagccacccaggcaccccttcccttTTTAAGCTTTTGATACATATTGCCAAGTGActtctttctcagttttttttattttttatttttttaattttttttaaagattttatttatttgagagaaagagatacagcacgagcagggagagcagcagagggagagggagaagcaagactccccgctgagtagggagcctgatgcaaggctccatgcagggctccatctgggaaccccgggatgatgacctgagccgaaggcaaacgcccaaccaactgagccacccagatgccccactctcagttttttattttgaagtagtgTTATACTCACGTAGAAGCTGCTAAAATGTTACAGGAAGTACCATAGatccccccacccgcccaccACAGTGATGTGATGTCACGTACCCGCAGTTCAGTGGTGACATCCGCAATTTGCCAAGGGCATGGTGCTCTCAACTACACCCCACTCTGGCCCACACGCTTTTTCCGAAAGCATGTACTAGTTCATGAGAGGGTAGGATCTCATCAGGGGAGTGTCACTGCACTTTAAATCTTCAGGGTCTGCTGGGCAGAAAGGGGACATCTGCTGCTGTGGTTTGCATCTTTGTTGATTCCTAGTTCCCTTCCTCATGGCGCCTCTGTGTTTCTTATGAGACTGGAAAGGGAAGTTAGGGATCGCCTGTGATGCTGGCACACTTTCCAGATACTTTGCATTGGCCACTGGCCGGGAGTGTGCGGGGCAGCCCTGgttctgctctgtgccagggTGCAGGCAAATTTTCAGCGAGCCTTTCCCAGAGTCAAGCCATCATACACCACCCAAGAGCTTTGCGCTGTGCCTGGTGCCTAACAGCAGCATATAACCAAGGTGTCTTATCCTTGAGAGGGGGGTTTCCTGGCACAAGGAAGGGAGCTCGCATCTATCTACATGGCAGGTTCTAGTTGGCAAAGCCTTTCACATGCTTCAGCCCCGGCTTGTGACTTCATAGTGACCCTGGGCAGTAGTCAAGGAGTCTGTCACCATCCTTCGTCCAGATGGGCAGACTAAGAGTAAGGTCACATGCTGGCCCCAGGTCATACACACGGCCGCTATCACATGGCAGGTGGGGGAGGCGCCCATGGTTCATACTGGTTTCCATGGAGCAGAGTTCTGTGCTCTCCCTCCGGGGCTGGCAAAGGGATAATTGGGGGGCAGCCCCAGGTCTCTGGTCTTCCACTGCCACTTGGCCAAAGCTGCTCCTCTCTTACCTGGTTTATATGTTAAAATCCCACAGAAGATCTATTTGAACAAAAACTCCCATAAAGATTTACAAGCTGCTGAACTGGTTGTGTGCTATCAGGCACACACCATCAATATTCTCTCTACCCAGTGGCCCCGGGAAAGGGATAGGTGTGTCCCAGGCTCTGCATGTTCCCTGGAATGGAGAGTCCTCAGTGGGTGATGGGACGGGGTCGGGACGTCCATAGCCATAGTGGGCCGGGCAAATGTCACTCACACAGCTTTCTGTGCCTTCCATGCATACACTCTCCTAAGTGAAAATCAAAGTTGGGTAAAATGCCTGCACCCCCGCACCCCATGCCCCATCAAGGATGCATGGTACCGAGGATTGGTTCTGCTGAAATGGAGGGAAGTGCCACCTTGTCAGAGCAATGGGCGGCTCAGGAGACAGGGATGGCCGTGAGGAGTCATGCTCCGAGAGCGTGCCCCCAGCGTGTAGGAACCTGCCCTGTGTCTCAATGAATCACCTCCAAACACCCATGCCTGTTTCTTTCATACACACTCAAAACAGCTTTCACCCCTTCCCTCTGGACTGCAGAGTCCATCCCCACCAGCACCGTCATCTCTTACTGAAGGGAAAGGTCGTTAAAGAGGAACTTAAAGTGAACATACTTAATGTTGGCAGTAAGCCTACAGGAGAAACGACTTTCCATTTTGCACCTCTCTGCAGTCAGGCTTTTGAGCCTGGAGATGGGAATGCGGTGGTGGCTGGCGTTTTATGGCGTGCCCTTCTGTCGTTCCAGATGTCGGTGCAGATCTCTTGGCCATGTGCCAGCGAAACATTGCCCTCAACGGCCACCTGACTGCTGCTGGAGGTGAGGCCCAGCGGCTCTTCCCCCTGAGAGGGAGGGTTCTCTGTTTGGCAGCTGGGACAAACACCCTGTACCATGACTGTGGGAGCTGAGTTCTGCCTGCTGCCCTGTAGACCCAGGTGAACGGAGGGAGCACAATCGTGGCTTCACGGAGCTTCGGATCTGATGACTCTGTCCTTGTGTCATCCACTCCTCCCACACCCACTGCCGAGTCCTGCTTCAGCTCTCTCCCTCCTGGACATCACAGCGGCCCCCACCTGATCTCCCAGCTCCTTGTCTGCCCCACCCAGGCTGTCCTGCAAGCCAGACTCTTCACTCCCCACAGAAAATCTTCAGGGTTGGAGTCCAAGCTCGCCCTCTGGCTCCCAAACATCCTGGTCTGACCCCTGCCTGCTTTTCCTGCCTTTTACCCTGATAGCCTTGCTCTCCAACGAGCCGAGCACTCATTTCACTTGCTCTTGGCTCTGCCTGGACCATCCCCCCACACCCATCTGCCTGATTGTTGGATTTCTGCCTTGACGTGATAGATGGCGGGCAGCCACTCCTCACTGGACTTCCTGTCCAGACCTTTTCCGAGCAGccttgcgggggtgggggggcacttTCATTCAGATCAGGTCATTCCAGCCCACAGGCTTCAAACCCTTCAGTGGTCTCCTATTGCTCTCTGAGTGGACACTGAGCTCCTCTGCCTGTCTCAGGTCCTGCGGGGTTCGGTCCCTGCCATCAGTAGCCTCTGCCTCACAGGACCCGCTCTGTGCCGGCCTCCCTGGCCTGTCTGAGGGTCCCAGACCTCCAGACGAGGTCACAGTTCCCTACCACAGCCTCATTTCACCTCAAAACGTTGCATTTTGACGTCTATGTGACCAGTTGATGGGTATCTGCCCCCCCCACTAGGCTACGCGCTCCATGGGGCAGGGGCCTGTCTGTGTGATGCCCCGTCGCATTGTTTGTTGAACGCCCAGTCGTCAAGAGCTGGAAGGGAGGAGTAGGTGTGactcatgttctctctgaagCCTCCCCTGACACCGCCGTCTGCCACCAGAGCTGGTCTCTCCTGGGCCCCTGGCACGTCCTCTCAACAGTGCCGTGACCACATGGCCTGGCTGGTGCGCACTGGCCAGCCAACCTCTCCTGGGCTGCTGGTGCCCGAGGACAGGGACACGCCTCCTAAACCTTTGCATTCCCTGTGTCCGGTGTGAGACCCGAGACCTAGCGCTCAGAAAATGCTGCAGGGAAGGAGAGACATGGAGAGGATgttggtgggggggcggggggatttGGGCATAGAATGGGAAGGGTCAGCCTTTTCTCTGTTTTGAGTTTGGACATTCTGCTTGGTTTTGCTTTTGCAGGTGGTGTAGTTAAGGTCAAAGAACTGGACTGGCTCAAAGACGACTTGTGCACAGGTGCGCATCTTCTTGTCCCTCGTCCTGGCAGACTCACGGCCCCTCGTCCTACCTCCAGGACGTCAACCCTGTGTCCTGGGCTGAGCAGAGGCTCCCGGCTATTGCCACAGTCCCTCAGCTCACGGCCAGTCTGCTCCATCGGCTGATGAGTGACCAATGCTGGTCACTTCTACCCACTCTGTCACTCAGACTCGCGGTGTCCCTGTACAGTAAGCACATTAGTCCCCAAGTTACAGGTGAGGACAGACGCTCCAGGTTAAACACCTGCCCAGGACTGGGAGGCAGCCTCCCAATATGGCTCTCTGTCCTCTGTCCATCCATGGCAGGGAGTCGGCCACGTGGCTTCAGAGCCAACTACATGGGAgagttttctaaatttattataCAGGCTTTTTCAGACCTGCACGCTTGTTCACTCTTTGTATAAACGCTTGGTCACCTACCCTCCCTGGCAGTCCTTGAGGGCAGCCTTACTATACCCATTCTGGTGCAGAATTGAAACCCAGAGAGGTGGAACACCTTTCTCAGAGTCACACGGCAAGTTCATGAGGACAGCAGTGCCTGCTCCTCAATGGCGGAGGCAGCCCCTGGCAGCCGCGTGGGGAGCCGTGGCCCTCAAGCTGGGGCGCTAGGATTCAGAGCTGCCTGGCCATGCCCGCTGTTCCGAGCTACCCCCAGCTCTGTTTCCTCTCCTGAAGCGTCACTCAGCCTCGGAGCTGGCCCACAGAGAGGGGAACTTGCGCAATATGGCCTTTCTTCTTTCACAGACCCGGAGGTCCCCTTCAGCTGGTCTCAGGAGGATGTCTCCGACCTGTATAGCCACACCACCATCCTGCTCGCAGCTGAAGGTAAGACGTATGGTCACAGCGGCGCCTGGCCCCCCCCCGCGGAGCTCTGCCCGgcctcccaggtgccccgctgCACCCGCTCGGTTTTCAGCATGTGAGCTGCGGCCGTTGCACGTTCACGGGGACCTGGCGCCGTGTCCGGGAGTCCTCCGAGGGACAGATCTCCCTGATGGTTGCGTTTTCCCCTCGCCCATTTCCTTCCCCGCAGTGT
Proteins encoded in this region:
- the METTL22 gene encoding methyltransferase-like protein 22 isoform X1 is translated as MDEVTFKSDTVLSDVHLYTPNHRHLMVRLNGMGQPVFLSQFKLLWNRDSQTDSGVEGGRHAVGPAEEMPPSGPGGARPPLGSGCRSDATIQEGLGARLDEDGDLDVERRPRAASDPEPAGPPRDKVHPTILTQEEDDPLADEAQESSPQDIIRIEHTMATPLEDVGKQVWRGALLLADYILFQRDLFQGRTVLELGAGTGLASIMAATVARTVYCTDVGADLLAMCQRNIALNGHLTAAGGGVVKVKELDWLKDDLCTDPEVPFSWSQEDVSDLYSHTTILLAAEVFYDDDLTDALFKTLSRLVHRLENACTAILSVEKRLNFTLRHLDVTCEAYDHFRSWLQRLERLADGQLRFAVEPVEASFPQLLVYERIQQLELWKIFVEPIM
- the METTL22 gene encoding methyltransferase-like protein 22 isoform X2, with product MDEVTFKSDTVLSDVHLYTPNHRHLMVRLNGMGQPVFLSQFKLLWNRDSQTDSGVEGGRHAVGPAEEMPPSGPGGARPPLGSGCRSDATIQEGLGARLDEDGDLDVERRPRAASDPEPAGPPRDKVHPTILTQEEDDPLADEAQESSPQDIIRIDVGADLLAMCQRNIALNGHLTAAGGGVVKVKELDWLKDDLCTDPEVPFSWSQEDVSDLYSHTTILLAAEVFYDDDLTDALFKTLSRLVHRLENACTAILSVEKRLNFTLRHLDVTCEAYDHFRSWLQRLERLADGQLRFAVEPVEASFPQLLVYERIQQLELWKIFVEPIM